Proteins co-encoded in one Garra rufa chromosome 21, GarRuf1.0, whole genome shotgun sequence genomic window:
- the LOC141296317 gene encoding uncharacterized protein — translation MAGHEWDDWFEREELIGQISDIRVQNLQVEREVVQKRTFTRWMNLHLEKCNPRLEVRDLFRDIQDGKILMALLEELSGCKLLHGFKPSSHRIFRLNNIAKVLTFLEERNVKLVSIDATDIADGNSSIVLGLIWNIILFFQIKELTGNIKSQFPSSSSLSSIPTSSDSDTSHSSTPSDERKPNIAPRGHGRVIKTLLQWVQRRTRKYGVAVQDFGKSWTSGLAFLAVIKSIDPSLVDMRRALLRTSRENIEEAFRTAHYSLGIPRLLEPEDVMLNPPDEQSIMTYVSQFLEHFPGIEEDDTSDILERNKAGVRMNEPPVRNGVQRKRESYMVKGDVVRPPPKIFISSVSEDREQITSPVLSQPPEDKPWMRKPSSVGSSPSPANEKPSLDLNTDTVVSTTSSPQPSFSDSAVNSPDSWSEVLSETTNSHQISEDPVSESSTAGAVEVTSDLGSPFSPESTPENHLDRELFIDEGNYSLGSMDSLHAKSTAPSEEDDAYKYILDLKEEQSANHLPCDDMRNKSDAECLEQIETNPLEHQEPVKPSIDDPSCLESDSGYFQDNKEEMASQPEVESLLTSTVEEEVSEVLESEAFQDNVESSNTEAMQMDALELTDGPEEKPFIFEDEPECPVLKYERVSISESEEDLKQSTDLPEEPTEEPDKILSNGHSETEISDLCDGEQKTVFESEVKDVVFEEEPEEPPISDRSQTEVEVPDEDQVCYMCGGPVAKSLSEQGDCLSHSNSTEKDCNSDSRLFSESEGGGNFEDNPKEKNNELNGTVSDLKNEPRESKGIHEDLLIIGKSDLESGSDGIRRTEFSHNTNGESQAQVSDNMEPGGAKDNRPVSVVDSHYTVLNSVTEESLSDTNIHAGESDSTPSQSPNRQRLEVSSTELPIEEETEDSRFIIGVRGYPERRPAELRLSLSMTPLQPAPPKRSLTESDTDTEDASDDHGKGFKSRKDRVGSAHIQEQSPFDRHPGEWGAVEPDSPAEHCELIKTDEDLTSTGARENTGALREGAVMDASQPLTTIHLRKVTDITESKGQNGKALDRSKVDSTIINKSYSSESKTAASPESTYDTTLSDLVYILLAAWLFVYCLFVLPQIDLRTLPKLLFNKDE, via the exons TTGAGAGGGAGGTGGTGCAGAAGAGAACATTCACCAGATGGATGAATCTACATCTAGAGAAG TGCAACCCTCGTTTGGAGGTGCGCGATCTGTTTCGTGATATCCAGGATGGAAAGATTCTGATGGCTCTACTTGAGGAACTCTCGGGATGCAAACTG CTGCATGGCTTTAAGCCATCCTCACATCGTATTTTTAGGCTCAATAACATCGCCAAGGTATTGACATTTCTGGAAGAAAGAAAC GTGAAATTAGTCAGCATTGATGCAACAGATATCGCAGATGGCAATTCATCCATTGTGCTTGGGCTTATCTGGAACATCATACTGTTTTTCCAG ATCAAGGAACTCACAGGGAACATTAAGAGTCAGTTCCCTTCCTCCTCCAGCCTGTCATCCATACCCACCAGCTCCGATTCAGACACTTCCCATTCCAGCACGCCCTCAGATGAGAGGAAGCCCAATATTGCTCCAAGAGGTCATGGAAGGGTCATCAAGACCCTTCTCCAATGGGTCCAAAGACGTACTAGAAA ATATGGAGTTGCTGTGCAGGACTTTGGAAAGAGCTGGACAAGTGGTCTGGCTTTCCTTGCTGTGATTAAGTCCATTGACCCTAGTTTGGTGGATATGAGGAGGGCTTTGCTCCGAACATCCAGAGAGAACATCGAGGAAGCCTTCAGAACAGCACACTACAGTCTTGGCATCCCAAGACTCCTAGAACCGGAGG ATGTGATGTTGAATCCCCCTGATGAACAGTCCATAATGACCTATGTGTCCCAGTTTTTGGAGCACTTTCCTGGAATTGAGGAG GATGACACGTCAGATATTCTGGAGCGAAATAAAGCCGGCGTTCGAATGAACGAACCTCCTGTTCGGAATGGAGTACAGAGGAAACGGGAGTCTTACATGGTCAAGGGAGACGTGGTTCGGCCGCCACCCAAGATCTTCATTTCCTCAGTGTCTGAAGATCGTGAGCAGATCACATCCCCAGTCCTTTCACAGCCTCCTGAGGACAAGCCTTGGATGAGAAAACCATCGTCGGTGGGTTCAAGTCCCAGTCCTGCAAATGAAAAGCCCAGCTTGGACTTAAACACAGATACAGTGGTGTCCACCACAAGCTCTCCGCAACCTTCATTCTCGGATTCTGCTGTCAACTCACCCGACTCGTGGAGTGAGGTACTTAGCGAGACTACTAACTCTCACCAGATCAGTGAGGATCCCGTAAGCGAGAGCAGTACTGCTGGTGCTGTTGAAGTGACCTCCGATTTAGGTTCACCATTTTCGCCAGAGAGCACACCGGAGAATCATTTAGACCGTGAGCTTTTCATAGATGAGGGAAACTACTCCCTTGGCTCCATGGATAGTTTACATGCCAAATCCACTGCGCCATCTGAGGAGGATGATGCTTACAAATACATCTTAGACCTGAAAGAAGAACAATCTGCTAACCATTTGCCCTGTGACGACATGAGGAATAAATCAGATGCAGAATGTTTAGAACAAATTGAAACCAATCCTTTGGAGCACCAAGAACCAGTCAAGCCATCAATTGATGATCCTTCATGTTTGGAAAGTGACTCAGGATACTTTCAGGATAATAAGGAAGAAATGGCATCTCAACCTGAGGTTGAGAGTCTACTCACTTCCACTGTTGAAGAAGAAGTGAGTGAAGTTCTAGAATCTGAAGCTTTTCAGGACAACGTTGAGTCTTCCAATACAGAAGCCATGCAGATGGACGCTCTCGAATTGACAGATGGACCTGAGGAGAAGCCTTTCATATTTGAGGATGAGCCCGAATGTCCAGTTCTAAAATACGAGAGGGTTTCCATATCAGAAAGTGAGGAGGATCTTAAACAGAGCACTGATCTGCCTGAAGAACCGACAGAGGAACCAGACAAAATCCTTTCAAATGGTCATTCTGAAACAGAAATCAGTGACCTCTGTGATGGGGAACAAAAAACTGTCTTTGAAAGTGAGGTGAAGGATGTGGTATTCGAGGAGGAGCCCGAAGAACCTCCGATCTCAGATCGGAGCCAAACAGAAGTTGAGGTTCCCGATGAAGATCAAGTGTGTTATATGTGTGGAGGTCCAGTGGCCAAGAGCTTGAGCGAACAGGGCGATTGTCTGTCCCATTCAAACTCAACCGAGAAGGACTGCAATTCAGACTCGAGACTTTTCAGTGAATCAGAAGGAGGTGGAAACTTTGAGGACAATCCAAAGGAAAAGAACAATGAGTTAAACGGAACTGTAAGTGATCTCAAGAATGAGCCAAGAGAGAGTAAAGGTATTCATGAAGATCTGCTTATTATAGGTAAGAGCGACTTGGAAAGTGGGTCAGACGGCATAAGGAGGACAGAGTTTTCCCACAATACGAATGGAGAAAGCCAAGCTCAGGTTTCAGACAATATGGAGCCTGGAGGGGCCAAGGATAACAGACCTGTATCAGTAGTGGACTCCCACTACACTGTTCTGAATTCAGTTACTGAGGAGTCTCTTTCTGACACCAACATCCATGCTGGAGAAAGCGACTCTACACCGTCCCAAAGCCCAAACAGACAGCGTCTAGAGGTGTCCAGCACTGAACTGCCAATTGAAGAGGAAACTGAAGACTCAAGGTTTATTATTGGTGTCCGTGGATACCCTGAAAGACGTCCTGCAGAGTTACGCTTGTCCCTCAGCATGACTCCGCTGCAGCCGGCACCTCCCAAGCGTTCACTTACTGAATCGGATACAGACACGGAAGATGCTTCAGACGACCATGGCAAGGGATTTAAGTCGAGAAAG GATAGAGTGGGATCTGCGCATATCCAGGAGCAAAGCCCATTTGACAGGCACCCGGGAGAATGGGGCGCTGTGGAGCCTGATTCACCAGCTGAGCATTGTGAGCTCATTAAGACAGATGAAGACCTGACCAGCACCGGTGCCAGAGAAAACACAGGGGCTCTGAG GGAAGGAGCTGTGATGGATGCAAGCCAACCTTTGACTACTATACACTTGCGAAAGGTCACTGACATCACTGAATCAAAG GGACAAAATGGGAAGGCCTTAGACCGCAGCAAAGTGGACAGTACCATCATAAATAAAAG CTACAGCTCGGAGAGCAAGACTGCTGCGAGTCCAGAAAGCACATATGACACAACCTTGTCTGACCTTGTCTACATCCTTTTGGCTGCTTGGCTCTTTGTGTACTGCCTTTTTGTCCTGCCTCAGATTGACTTAAGGACACTTCCTAAACTCCTCTTCAACAAAGATGAATGA